CACGTCATCACGCGTGACCAATTCCAGCGGCTTTCTCGTCGCGGAAATCGTAAAGGGCAACAGGATAATCGTCGCAACGCCGGTGACAGCCATGTAGACAAATGCCGAGGTGAACCCCTGTGCACCACCCCATGCGTAGATCGACGTTGCCAAAATTGGCCCCACAGCGCCGCCTAGGTGACCCACGCCGTCCGTCAGGCTTACGCCGGTTGCTCGAGCGCGCGTTGGGAAGCTTTCGGCGGTTAAGGCATACATCAAAGGCAAGAAAAAGCCCAAGGAGCCAGACAGAACAAACACAGAAGTGTAAATCAGTGCCGGCGAAACAAAGAAGGCAATCGCAAGGAATCCAATGGTCCATACAACCATACCCACAAGAATGGTGTACTTGCGTTCAAAGCGGTCGCCAAGCCACGTGGACAGGATGGAGCCTACAGGATAGCCAATGGAAGCTGCCAACATAAAACCAATGCTGCTTGTCAGTGTATACCCTTTATCAACAAAGAACGTTGGCGCCATACCCAACCAAGTATAGCAGCCCAGATACCACACAAACCACATCAGCAGCAGCAGGATGACTCGGCCGACATACGGTGACCGTAAAAGTTCGGCAGTTGGAAATCCCTTGCCTTCCACCTCGCTTGCGGTGGTCAAAAGTGGAGGCAGGTTTCCATTCAGTTTTTGCGAAGCCTTTGCTTCTGCTTGGTCAATCACCCGTTTGGCTTCATCGTAACGGTTTTTCGTCAGCAGCCACCGCGGAGACTCCGGAATGCTGCGGAAGAAGAACAGCGTGATCACGCCAAGTGCACCGAGCAGAAACATCCCGCGCCAACCCCAGTGAAAGTGAGGGACCAAAATCATTGCGACGATGGGCACCAGTCCTTGTCCGACCATCGAGAAAATGTTCGCCAAAGCAGTATATCGTCCGCGAAGTGAAGCCGGTGCCAACTCACCGATATACGCGGAAATTGCGGCAATTTCAGCACCGATCCCCATACCTGTAATAAACCGCCACACGATCATCCACCAAAGACTGAAACTAAAAGTGGTCGCAATGCAG
Above is a genomic segment from Alicyclobacillus cycloheptanicus containing:
- a CDS encoding MFS transporter, whose product is MIDIRHVGMEVIDLLNSRAEHEAALLARLDRLPVWPYATTVLWIVGVGYLIAFFDITNVSFGLPVFSKLLHLTASQASIPITASLLGYIVGAWLNSNLADVIGRKQAIFSATLLFTVGCIATTFSFSLWWMIVWRFITGMGIGAEIAAISAYIGELAPASLRGRYTALANIFSMVGQGLVPIVAMILVPHFHWGWRGMFLLGALGVITLFFFRSIPESPRWLLTKNRYDEAKRVIDQAEAKASQKLNGNLPPLLTTASEVEGKGFPTAELLRSPYVGRVILLLLMWFVWYLGCYTWLGMAPTFFVDKGYTLTSSIGFMLAASIGYPVGSILSTWLGDRFERKYTILVGMVVWTIGFLAIAFFVSPALIYTSVFVLSGSLGFFLPLMYALTAESFPTRARATGVSLTDGVGHLGGAVGPILATSIYAWGGAQGFTSAFVYMAVTGVATIILLPFTISATRKPLELVTRDDVGAAG